Proteins from one Gossypium raimondii isolate GPD5lz chromosome 8, ASM2569854v1, whole genome shotgun sequence genomic window:
- the LOC128043136 gene encoding uncharacterized protein LOC128043136: protein MGLKGVDPSAAENWMESTKRILQQLDCTPRECLICVVSLLQGEAYLWWESVVRHLPENQITWDLFQKEFQKKYIGEMYIEDKKQEFLMLQQGDMSVIDCEREFSRLSRYASEFIPTEVDSCKRFLRGLRDEIKVQLVSHRITELVDLIERAKMVEQVLGLDKKTEVVKPTGKRTGTTSSNPQPKRPKESQGGWRSSFRSDRGGRSRGRQTTVSTGSVRGHSREIEIPDCQHCGKKHRGECWKLTRGCFRCGSTDHFIRDCPKADSTAPVTS from the coding sequence ATGGGTCTAAAAGGAGTCGATCCATCCGCAGCTGAAAATTGGATGGAGTCGACTAAGAGAATTTTACAGCAGTTGGACTGTACCCCCCGGGAGTGTTTAATCTGTGTTGTATCGTTGTTACAAGGGGAAGCTTATTTATGGTGGGAATCAGTAGTTCGACATCTACCAGAGAATCAGATAACGTGGGATTTATTTCAGaaagaatttcaaaagaaatatatcgGAGAGATGTATATCGAAGATAAGAAACAAGAATTTTTAATGTTACAACAGGGTGATATGTCAGTAATAGATTGTGAGAGGGAATTCTCGAGACTCAGCAGATATGCCTCCGAGTTTATTCCGACAGAAGTTGATAGTTGCAAAAGATTTTTACGGGGTTTGCGAGACGAAATCAAGGTACAGTTAGTATCTCATCGGATCACTGAGTTAGTAGATCTGATTGAGAGGGCTAAAATGGTGGAACAAGTTCTGGGCCTTGATAAAAAGACTGAAGTTGTTAAACCAACCGGGAAGCGTACAGGAACTACGAGTTCAAACCCTCAGCCGAAAAGACCAAAGGAGTCTCAAGGTGGTTGGAGATCCAGTTTCAGATCAGACAGAGGCGGTAGAAGTAGAGGAAGACAGACGACAGTATCTACTGGCAGTGTGAGAGGTCATTCTCGAGAAATAGAAATTCCAGACTGTCAGCACTGTGGAAAGAAACACAGAGGGGAATGCTGGAAATTAACTAGAGGTTGTTTCCGATGTGGTTCTACAGACCATTTCATTAGAGACTGTCCGAAAGCTGATAGTACTGCACCCGTGACATCATAG